A part of Pirellulales bacterium genomic DNA contains:
- a CDS encoding basic secretory protein-like protein, translating to MPRFPRVWLIAALLVIVAFQIGPTANGDESPLSATVTSSLATAEDHIRQFAFDGDPTTAFISADNPHANDSLTLEFDAPVAVRSIKATSGRSDGRDVLESGALEASADGKTFERLATFAGGAAEAVPGEHLLKAVRIVVTADLPHPLAVRELAIESPTPVATFQYPIEFRVDVADAPDMEDWAGNTARICERAYRMINEELASDGYKPPHFVTLALKSDYQGVAATGGEHIVGSVKYFKEHPDDVGAMVHETVHVVQRYRGRRNPGWLVEGVADYVRFFKFEPGNLGRIDARRAHYDRSYRVSAAFLAYLVETYDKDLVRKLNRLLRAGEYRAEVFQELTGKALDELDDEWRATLQ from the coding sequence GTGCCACGATTCCCGCGTGTCTGGCTGATTGCGGCGTTGCTCGTCATCGTTGCGTTCCAAATCGGGCCAACCGCGAACGGTGACGAGTCGCCGCTGTCGGCCACGGTCACCAGCTCGCTGGCCACAGCCGAGGACCATATCCGGCAGTTTGCTTTCGACGGCGATCCGACAACCGCGTTTATTTCGGCCGACAATCCGCACGCCAACGATTCTTTAACCCTGGAATTCGACGCGCCGGTCGCCGTCCGCTCGATCAAGGCCACGAGCGGGCGCTCCGACGGACGCGATGTTCTGGAAAGCGGCGCGTTGGAAGCGTCGGCCGACGGCAAGACCTTCGAGCGGCTGGCGACCTTTGCCGGCGGCGCCGCGGAAGCGGTGCCCGGCGAACACCTGCTGAAGGCCGTGCGGATCGTCGTCACCGCCGATCTGCCGCACCCGCTGGCGGTCCGCGAACTGGCGATCGAATCGCCCACGCCGGTGGCAACGTTTCAGTACCCCATCGAGTTCCGCGTCGATGTGGCCGACGCTCCCGACATGGAGGACTGGGCCGGAAACACCGCGCGGATCTGCGAACGGGCGTATCGCATGATCAATGAGGAGCTCGCCAGCGACGGCTACAAACCGCCGCACTTCGTTACGCTGGCGCTCAAGAGCGACTATCAGGGCGTCGCGGCCACGGGCGGCGAACATATCGTCGGCTCGGTGAAGTATTTCAAGGAGCATCCCGACGATGTCGGCGCCATGGTCCACGAGACCGTCCACGTCGTGCAACGATATCGCGGGCGGCGCAATCCGGGCTGGCTCGTGGAGGGCGTGGCCGACTACGTGCGGTTCTTCAAATTTGAGCCTGGCAACTTGGGCCGAATCGACGCCCGGCGGGCGCACTACGACCGCAGCTACCGCGTAAGCGCCGCTTTCCTGGCCTACCTGGTGGAAACCTACGACAAAGACCTCGTCCGCAAGCTCAACCGGCTGTTGCGGGCGGGCGAATACCGCGCCGAAGTTTTTCAAGAGCTGACCGGCAAAGCTCTGGACGAGCTCGACGACGAGTGGCGGGCAACGCTGCAGTAG